The Elgaria multicarinata webbii isolate HBS135686 ecotype San Diego chromosome 11, rElgMul1.1.pri, whole genome shotgun sequence genome segment TGGTACTTTCCACTGCTTTTGCCCCTCCAGAGCACTTCGCACATGGAACTGAAGGATTTGGAGACTGACAGCTCTGCATCGCCTAGACCAGCCTCCCATTTGATGCACTCCTTGATGCTAGAAGCTGACAAATCATTCAAGACCATCACGCAAGTCTGCAAGGCGGTCAGGTGGCGCACTCGCCCGCCCAGCTGCACGTGGCTGATATAGTGGGTGCCGTAGATGTCGATGAAATGCTGGTATTCCTCAGGGCTGGGCTTCCCGGGCAGCTTGTCCACAGCCCAGGAGAAGTGGGAGGACTGAAGtgaagaactctgaaggagcctcAGCCTGCTCAGGAAGGAAATAAGAGGGGGCAGCATGTCATTAGCAAAATTTGGTGATGGCCACATACCAACGAGACCTCATCCGTACCAGGACTATGGTGTATTTGTGTCTGGTGGCCAGTCTGACTGGAGGGGCCAGGGTGGGTCAgcagaggtggagccaaggggTCACAAGGAATGGAGCCAAGGGGCTTAATTGGAAGTGGAGCAGTGAAggtctttatttattaaacagaCAGGTAGGTGTGGGACCACTGTTCTTAGCCATTTCTGGctctagagcagggatgcagaagCCCCAGCCCTAAATGGCTCTGCCCAGTTCCCCAATCCAGCCCAGAGTGTGTCCTCTGAGGCGTGGGGCTTGGCTTGGCATCCAAACTCTACCCACTGGAGGAATCTTGTGTTATCTCCCATCTGAGAGGGGAGATAACAGCACGGAGGCAGGCAGCTGGGGAGTCAGATGGTGCTGAGAAAAGTGGCTGTGAAGAAGGGCCAACATGGAGGCAGTCCTACCCAGTAGTTAGCTTTAGTCAGCTGGGCTTTGGCCTCTGGACTGGGAAGAGGGAGTTTCAAGGAACATTCCTTAGAGTTAGTCTCACAGTATAGATAAGTAGTTATGCATGTCAAGCCCTCCCTGTCCTGTGGGAGTAACACCTGAGAGAGTTATCACTTTTAGCTAGAGTAGTCAAGGCCACGCTAATTGGGGTGCTGATGGGAAATAGCATGACACCGGAGGGAGGGCCAGAGACCTGGAAGTCAAGGAAGGGATAAAAGAGTGGGCAATCAGTGGCCTGCCATCTTCCCTGGGCCTGTAAGTGCGTGATGCGGAGGATCCCTGGTGCGCTGGGTGAAAGCTTGGTCTCTAGCCAGGGTTTCTTATGTTTAAGTGTCTGGAGGTTCCGGGGGAATTTATTTGCCTTAGGGCATGGTTCGGGGTTGGGATAGAGTCTTAGTGGATTGTTGTGTGGAACTGTTTGTGTGaagtgtgtttttaacctgttaatCCTTTCTTGTGTAAGGTTTGTTTTTAGAGCATTGTTCcaactttcccctccccctcccctttccccccttttaatattttattgtctgtgggaggatctacactactgctttaaagcgctttataacagttttgacaactgttggggcccaggacacactgcatatacaggtttcaaaacgttttcaaagcgctttaaaagcagttgtgtagatcccccctgtgTCGTTTTGTGTTTGACTGAAGCCCTACGTGTTAATCTAGACTTTTTTATTAAACTGCTTTGGTCCTTAAACGTGTGTGAGTGTCTTATTTCTCCAGAGGACTGGCTTGAACAGGAGAGGGGTGAGGATTATCTGAGGATTTGGTGGTTTGGTCCGGAAGCCTACCCTGCAGGGTGGTTAGGTTGACCCTAATCATCTTCACAGTGACTACTCTTtgctgcattggggggggggtctgtttgCAGACCACTTGTCATACCCATTGAGTCTCCAAATCAGGGGACACGGGAGCAGTGGCTGAGTCTCTTTGTCTATGCTGAGGGGAGGGACAGAGAAAGTTAAAATGGGCAGGCTGAATGGCTACACTACACTACTTGCACCATCCGGCCCACAGAGGGCCTGGGGGAGGGTGAtccagtcccccacccacccagtataTGTCCTGCACCCCTGCCCTAGGGGTGTGGGGGCTCACCTGTAGTATTCGCAGGAGACCTCTTGCCTAAAAAACATATAACTATCATGCTGAGATTTCTCGTGGGCGTAAAGGGTCATCCGGGACCGAGATCCGGCAAAGGCTACCCGGGCCATGGGAAGCCCATTCTTCTctgtgcccaattggagctcgATTTTCCAGTCGTTATTCACCTCCTTGGCCACCGCGTTGGCTACGTCCACGTCAGAATACTCCACAGAACTGCTCGCTTGTTTATGGCAGCCACCACGCGCCCGCCAGTCCGCGGCAGCCAGGGGGAGCTTCTGCAACTGCCCACCCATCAGAGGATTCCGGCACAGGGTGCACGTCCCGTTGGGCCCCTGCCACTGGCTGGTGTCCATCACGTACGCCCCCTTCCTCTTCAGAGTGGTGATGTCAACCCCCTCGCCAATGAAGCTATGGCCAGGCACAAAAGTGTCGTGTTTGCTGCAGATGGATCTGGGGGACCGTTGGCAATGGCCGGAGGCCGCCGGTCGGAGAAGGGAGAGAACCGGGAGgaaggctgcaaggaggaggcacCGTTTGGACATGATGGCTCCCGTAGGATCCTGCAACCCCAGAAGGAGAGTCGGCTTCTAAATTGCTGCGAGGAGAAAAACACAGGGCCTGTTGACACCGTCAATGCATTTTTCCCACCGGGACCTCACTTTTCCTAACAAGAGCTCAGCTGGAGTAACACCACCTTTATCTCATGGGACCAGCTGTGTGGGGGAGCTGCGTCTTAGCAGGTGACACTATTTGACTGACACTGTTTGCTCTAGATGGCCATGACCCCTTCCCacgcccccccccacaaccctcgACTGCTTGatgatttcccagtttttgtgccaCTCCCTCCCCCATTGCTGTAATTCTAAAAGCTTAAAATGGTTAGAACTTCAAACAAAAGAAATGGCCAGTATTTTGGCCCCTGCCACTTTTGCCATCAGCCCTGCCCAACCCTGGAAGATGCCCCCTCTTTTCTGAAACTGTCCTATGCTGGCTGCAGCAGCCTCAGGGGCGGTCTTCATGGCACCATGTTGGTGCCACTTCCCTCTTCAATCCCGTGTTTTCCCTCTGTCCAGAAGGAGGGAGCGTGACATGTCCGGGCGGCCATTCAGGTCTCGGAGCCATCCCTGTCTtcttcctgatggaaggcaaccaatcgctggttgccttctgccaggctctgcccccaggttgaccctggattggctgtggagcatcatgacatggtgcaactgttgtgttgacatcgctccctttgaaaaagtcggggtaaatccctgactttttcatattGCTGCATTGCAGGGAAGCCCCACAGCGGCTGTGAAGCTATGCTTgcattgcctagggtgaccatattttggaaaccaaaaaggaggacaacatggtcgcccacaagggggggtgtccagtaccaagggggtgtgcccacccaaacatagccttggacacatgtctgattttacagcacacatttaagacaaatctgttctacataacatcttaatgttaaaatcactgaaataaagaacaagtgagagattcaatgtatctgaaattaacttcactcactcctacttttgtaggttttgctgtactttgaagcttttgctatactctgtgtgctacattctccccttccctcaaatatcttttctgactgtatcttcactcattgcaagctgctgttgttgttaacagggtttgctactggccccagatctgtttcaaatttggtatggctaaagctctacctaaaagctatcatggtgccaactttcagctctttatctttaaaaatgacagttttaaaaataataattttaaaacctcattttttaaaaaaatcctaaaaaatcaatggatgaacggatctgtttcaaatttggtgtggctaaagcgctacctaaatcctatcatggtacaaagtttcatctctttatctttaaaaatgatgattttaaaaataataattttaaaacctcaattttaaaaaaaaaatcctaaaaaatcattggacgaacagatctgtttcaaatttggtgtggctaaagctctacctaaatcctatcatggtgcaaagtttcatctctttaactttaaaaatgacaattttaaaaataataattttaaaacctcaatttttaaaaaattcctaaaaaatcaatggatgaatggatctgtttcaaatttggtatgactaaagcccttcctaagagctaccattttgccaagtttcatgtctttatcttaaaaaatgacagagttataagcatttttgttaattcccactagagctgttctttggggaaaaaatccggatttcccctcctggatttgccatcaaaaacccgggcaaatccggtcatatggtcaccctagcattgccTAACCAACGCGGTGCAGATCCACAGTGTCCTCAGTGCTTTCCCACATATGGACAGCCCCTCAGTTACAaggctgaccacaaggccaagtaataacccaggccaatgttccagcagacggCTCAGGCAAAGAAGGAGTGGTCAAACAGGCAGAGGGCCAAAGAtgtccaatacatacacaatccggTAGCAGAGTCAAGTAGGAGCCCAAGGTTGTAGCACAGGGGTTCAAGCACAAGGCCTGGTCTGGAGACACTGGTGAGATGTGGCTTCAAGCAACTAGCCTGTTCTGAGTGTTGGCCCTTTTATCACagaggctgctgagccccacccaggctcagctggtATGCATTAGAGGTCTTTGCCCAGAGCCCTACTCTGGGGAAATCCAGGCCGCTTGGAACTTCCCAGATTTTCCCCGGAGCCCTGGTGCATCTGCCAGATTTTGCACAAGTTGactttccatctttaaaaaaattcaagcTTCGctgatggcagctgccattggctGATCTTGGGAAAACGACGCATTTGCAGCCGTCAAGCACTTAACTTCTATGTAAATTGCAACCGTAAAGTGCTTGCTTCTGCAGGGAtaccaggcccaattcaaagtgctggttttgacctttaaagccctaaacggtttgggaccaagttccTTGAAGGACCctcttcacccatatcagcctgccccacacctttggaacacaTTCCATTCGCaggtctgccatgctccatcattgcaggcttttaagatcagaaagagaggcccttctcatttgcccacctgtgagagcagtcaaggtgggccttctctgtagtggccccacacctttggaacatgCTCCCATCGGAGGTCTTCCATGCTGCATCATTgcagtccttcttcagggcaatctgAAGAAataatatagtataatataatatttacagGAGTAAGGAATTGTGAAATCATATATGCTCATACAATATACTTCAGAAAGTGATCTCCTATGTGTGGTGAGTTATAGAAGAATGTCAGGTATATAAACTCTCAATAAGTAATTAAGAATAGCTGTTCCTAATTAGTTATTGAGAGTTTATATACCTGACATTTTTCTGTAACTCACCACACATAGGATATCattttgctctggagaaaatttaaattatactcttATTGAGTAAGCATGTTTACTATTATAATATAAAATGCACCCTTTTGGTTTAGtaattttattaatgttttaactatttttaaatgaattcttTTATATCTTGATGTCTTGTTTCAATGTATTCTAAACTTTCTGAAGTATATTGTTTGAGCATATATGATTTCACAATTCCTTACTCCTGTAAATATTATGTTAATACTATATTATTTCTTttagattgccctgaagaaggacttcaaaAGTCTGAAGCACGTTGgcaaaaacattaaatgttttctaagatatatctttggttccaccccttgcctttggcttttttcccCTTGCCCTGAAAatcagccaagaaatgttttaaataaattagtaaataaaTTGCATCTGTAAGTGCTTTATGGATGCAATTTACTTAGACCTTAAGGCTTTACAGCCGCAAATGACATAATTATGGCCAGTAGTTTTCCCAAGGTATGCTAACAGCAGCTGCCATTAGGGTACCTTGCAATTTTCTAAAAagatggggcctgttcagacaacacgctacggcatggttatgctgctaacccttttgcaacaagtgaTTAgtcagcgtgtttaaaccatggttatgtagccaccatagttaggaatagttcacacaacacgctaagctgaagtgcttaaccaccatggcttagcgtgtcatggaAAGACGCCCCCACACAAAATtcagaggatgagcaggtaagTGGGTCGGAGTCTTTGGAATCCAGCCTCTTTGGAGTCCCCAGCGGATTTCCCCAGCATTCCCTAATTTTGAATCAGCCACAGAACTCACCACAGATCCCCCTCAgtgcaatataaaaacatacGGGTGCGAGAATGAAAATCCAGAACTCCTTCCTGACCTGGAATggccactttttctttcttttggggacCCTGTATCTTTAGTAGCTGGATGCAAGGCTGAAATCGAAGAGATGTCGCTTCCCCCAGTTGGATGTCTGCCTGCTTCACCAGCcagtttcctttctctgcctCTAGGGACTACAGTGACTTCTCGTTTCCAAACCGCTGCACCCTCTGGGGGTATTGCATGACAATGGCCTTTTCATCTTCCACTCTCATCCCCAGCCGCCTCCACACCCCTGCAatccctccctctcctgctgacctagtttcatttctgttttctcTAAACCAGGTTGGGAGGTCTGGATACTCACCACTCGTCCCTTATTCCCAGGAAATAGGAGACATCTGCCTTCCTGTTTGTCTCTTTTCTCATCGTTCCGAATTCCGTTTCTAGCCTACATGACTTCAATTAGAGGGGAATCGAAacgaaggagggagagagggaaaccgCTTCCCCCACCAGCATCTCTGAAAAATGTTGTCTGTGTGCCAAAGGAAAATAAGTTTCGATTCAGAACCACCCTTTGAGCATTACTCATTTCACGTCAGCCAGCACCAAAGTACTCGGGATGCAGCTTTAATGGTTTGTGGTGGGGGGTTTTCTCCCACCAATCCGCCGTTCCTAGTTCAAAACAATTCCTGGCAAGATCGCAGAGCCAGAAAAGTCTACCCATGCACAAGAGAGGGAATCAGCAGACTCAGTGGAAACccgaggtttgcagaagtgcaaaaaacATTTAGGAGGGAAAATAGCCATTACTCTTGCCACATTATGTTAAACTGCCTGCTTGGGACTTCTCCACATGGAGTGTTTATCCTGCGATTGAGATTCATTACTTATggggtttgtgggtcctttacatgatatcatcaccctccagggcctctcccgtgcTTTGTGACCATTTCTGCAGCTTTATTTGTAACGGCGATAAGGACCTATAAATGAGGTGGCTTGAAGTGATTTGATTCAAAAATGAAAAGGTGGAATTGCGCTATAACTACAGTGGGTGTAAAATGAAACAGAATTTGCTGAGAAAGAGAGCCCTGAAAATTCAGCCAGTGTCAGCCCATATAAAGGAGCCGATCTGAATCCTgcaaagaaactggaagcagaagccctggtaagtgTGTGGGAGTTTAGCTACATGAGATGAAGCCCCTAGAGTTCAGGACTGGCTGAAATCAAGAATTCAGCCCAAACTCTCAATAGCACATTACAAAGTGAGGTAGTGGTGATCAGGAAAGATCCATCCCCCTAATTTGTACCCACTCCTAGTCATTGGTTTTCAGAATTGCATTGTAGTAGGGGCAACATTTACTTAAATTATCGCTTCAaatttttaaaacttcctaaacgTATTTTTAATTTCAGCACTGttcacagggagagaaattgAAGACCATCTCATAAgaccgtaagaagagccatgctgtccACCCCATACCACTAAATTTCATCAATGTATAACTGAAGTTAGGATTTTTATTTCTCTCAACAAACATGTGAGGTCAGTCACTGCTGTTGACAAATGGTGGTGGCCAGGGGACTGCAGCTGAGAGATCATGGTTTGCCCAGGCCACACACAATGGCCGGACTTGAACTCAGGCCTCCAAATGCCGACTCTCTAAGATGATCAGTCTGTGGTGGACTGCTGGATCTGCCCCCGGCACACAGGGGATTGGCACCGGTCCCCATAAAACCGCTTTCTGGGTGGTGTCAATCCGACAGATCCGATGATCCCTGCAAGGTGTGATACTGACAGGGGGATTAAGACACACCCAagtctgagccccccccccccccgatgataTCAGCAGGGAGCTGAAGAGGAAGCATTCATGAGGCTATATAATCCCCAGTTCTGTAGCTCTATCTCACCTAGCATCCTGGCAGATAACACTGCAGAACCAGCACCTGGTGTCA includes the following:
- the LOC134406084 gene encoding perforin-1-like, whose amino-acid sequence is MSKRCLLLAAFLPVLSLLRPAASGHCQRSPRSICSKHDTFVPGHSFIGEGVDITTLKRKGAYVMDTSQWQGPNGTCTLCRNPLMGGQLQKLPLAAADWRARGGCHKQASSSVEYSDVDVANAVAKEVNNDWKIELQLGTEKNGLPMARVAFAGSRSRMTLYAHEKSQHDSYMFFRQEVSCEYYRLRLLQSSSLQSSHFSWAVDKLPGKPSPEEYQHFIDIYGTHYISHVQLGGRVRHLTALQTCVMVLNDLSASSIKECIKWEAGLGDAELSVSKSFSSMCEVLWRGKSSGKYHKGYTMQHTEVEGGDKQVEMLFLRSRTVQHLSKWMESAKVKPGLVSYSLLPLHTLLERTDPRRDLMKQAIVAHINQRALIRDCPQNCPRWSSEQHCTCMCQANSVTDQMCCARKEGMAHLRFHIHSGSDLWGDRFTATDALVKVFFNGQVRQTRVIYNDNGPQWLETLDFGTVELSGYNPFVLEVWDDDVWHDDLLHVCHGNLVAGADPVQLRCHLSYGYLDFSYLLVCGHTMGGPSCHDYVPLQLPKSYFNNTTPTSRATFLSW